The following are from one region of the Theropithecus gelada isolate Dixy chromosome 6, Tgel_1.0, whole genome shotgun sequence genome:
- the LOC112627101 gene encoding uncharacterized protein LOC112627101 — translation MHRNSGIKISLVVEFQVAKRYAKVYTGVDPPPSPAQSAREQEHVPARIQVHADRCGRSPEPPTEVATRRYPRPGVPPRPGVHPRGSTSPSLLSTPAPAAGEVPGAVTGTRPGFRRAQISGLTFLAVSARGGGNGKPGESGGASQPHTSSIQPFVSPGRALAAKPAFPLVIRPCALAGGGDLTSSSECLLPSPVFSRPPQTLPFSLPVKQVLYPRYTIKWTKQIAESLLVAHKGTSKMTKRSGRRQNQCEEPGTGL, via the exons ATGCACAGGAATAGTGGAATAAAGATATCTCTTGTGGTGGAATTTCAAGTTGCTAAGAGGTATGCAAAAGTGTACACCGGTGTGGACCCCCCCCCATCCCCCGCCCAGTCTGCACGTGAACAGGAACACGTACCTGCACGTATACAGGTACACGCAGACAGATGCGGGCGATCCCCAGAGCCGCCGACAGAGGTCGCTACGAGACGGTACCCGCGTCCCGGAGTCCCCCCGCGCCCTGGAGTCCACCCGCGCGGGTCCACTTCTCCATCCCTGCTTTCGACCCCGGCCCCTGCAGCGGGGGAAGTTCCTGGGGCGGTGACTGGGACCAGGCCGGGTTTTAGGCGGGCGCAGATTTCCGGGCTAACTTTCCTCGCCGTCTCAGCGcggggagggggaaatgggaaaCCCGGCGAGAGCGGCGGAGCTTCCCAGCCGCACACTTCCTCCATCCAGCCGTTTGTCTCGCCGGGGAGGGCCCTGGCAGCCAAGCCGGCATTCCCACTGGTTATCCGACCTTGTGCTCTTGCGGGGGGTGGAGACCTTACCTCCAGCTCAGAGTGCCTCCTCCCATCCCCTGTGTTCTCTAGGCCTCCCCAGACTTTGCCTTTTAGCCTTCCAGTGAAACAAGTTCTGTATCCAAGATATACAATTAAGTGGACAAAGCAGATTGCAG AAAGTCTTTTGGTAGCTCACAAGGGGACATCAAAGATGACAAAGAGGAGTGGAAGAAGACAGAATCAATGTGAGGAGCCTGGAACAGGGCTCTGA